The following proteins are co-located in the Streptomyces sp. NBC_01198 genome:
- a CDS encoding ABC transporter ATP-binding protein, translating into MTRAITLHEVSKYYPKQPQPAVDRFSLDIAPGEFLVLLGPSGCGKSTVLRMIAGLEDITTGELLLDGEYSNDLAPGDRRMAMVFQNFALYPSMTSRENIGFPLRFEMPGEEHGPRVDETARILGIEEILDRYPGQLSGGERQRVAMGRAISRHPSVFLMDEPLSNLDAKLRAHLRAEIARLTHGMGVTTVYVTHDQAEAMSLGDRVAIMRSGVLQQISTPREAYHLPENVFVAAFVGTPRINLLQATVIAPLTGGMWIDFGRQRLGLPEPLNADHQMLRIQQGRRIIVGLRSEAVRIAQPSQAHAGEVVLSGIVEHVEYQGHESLVHLNTGSRPAVVPELEAPRPAAAPRSGSRRGASSGVGLGKLAQKAARRIQASVMEREGSASGASGASPSSAGGPPPRPAHAPVSVMDRPTTPETQTGDLVVRTGPDIRVRRGDRVPLLVDLAHLYVFDQDGLRICPAPAQQPRLE; encoded by the coding sequence ATGACTCGCGCCATCACCCTGCACGAAGTTTCCAAGTACTACCCGAAGCAGCCGCAGCCGGCCGTGGACCGGTTCTCGCTGGACATCGCGCCAGGGGAGTTCCTGGTGCTCCTCGGCCCTTCCGGCTGCGGCAAATCGACCGTTCTGCGGATGATCGCCGGGCTGGAGGACATCACCACCGGCGAGCTGCTGCTCGACGGGGAGTACTCCAACGACCTCGCGCCCGGCGACCGACGGATGGCCATGGTCTTCCAGAACTTCGCCCTCTACCCGAGCATGACCAGCAGGGAGAACATCGGTTTCCCGCTGCGGTTCGAGATGCCGGGCGAGGAGCACGGGCCACGGGTCGACGAGACCGCCCGCATCCTCGGCATCGAGGAGATCCTGGACCGCTACCCCGGCCAGCTCTCCGGTGGTGAGCGCCAGCGCGTCGCCATGGGGCGGGCCATCTCCCGCCACCCGTCGGTCTTCCTGATGGACGAGCCGCTGTCCAACCTGGACGCGAAGCTGCGCGCCCACCTGCGCGCCGAGATCGCCCGCCTCACCCACGGCATGGGCGTCACCACCGTCTACGTCACCCATGACCAGGCCGAGGCGATGTCGCTGGGCGACCGGGTCGCGATCATGCGCAGCGGCGTGCTGCAGCAGATCAGCACCCCGCGGGAGGCGTACCACCTGCCGGAGAACGTCTTCGTCGCCGCCTTCGTCGGCACCCCGCGGATCAATCTGCTGCAGGCCACCGTCATCGCCCCGCTCACCGGCGGCATGTGGATCGACTTCGGCCGGCAGCGGCTCGGGCTGCCGGAGCCGCTGAACGCCGACCACCAGATGCTGCGGATCCAGCAGGGCCGCCGGATCATCGTCGGGCTGCGCTCCGAGGCGGTGCGCATCGCCCAGCCCAGCCAGGCGCACGCCGGTGAGGTCGTGCTCAGCGGGATCGTCGAGCACGTCGAATACCAGGGCCACGAGTCGCTGGTGCACCTCAACACGGGGTCGCGTCCCGCGGTGGTCCCCGAACTGGAGGCGCCGCGGCCTGCCGCGGCCCCCAGGAGCGGGTCCCGGCGGGGGGCCAGCAGCGGTGTCGGCCTCGGCAAGCTCGCGCAGAAGGCTGCGCGGCGGATCCAGGCCAGCGTGATGGAGCGGGAGGGTTCCGCGTCGGGCGCGTCGGGCGCCTCGCCCTCGTCGGCCGGCGGGCCGCCGCCTCGTCCTGCGCACGCGCCGGTGTCGGTCATGGACCGGCCCACGACGCCGGAGACGCAGACGGGTGATCTCGTCGTCCGCACCGGACCGGATATCCGCGTACGCCGCGGAGACCGCGTCCCCCTGCTTGTCGACCTGGCCCACCTCTACGTCTTCGACCAGGATGGCCTCCGCATCTGCCCGGCCCCGGCCCAGCAGCCCCGCCTGGAGTAA
- a CDS encoding DedA family protein encodes MNLALGPTWLSPDHLINTYGLWGVLLIVFAESGLLIGFFLPGDSLLFTTGLLVAGGTLDRPLWLVAPLIAVASVLGQQVGYAFGRKVGPSLFSRPDSRLFKMENIEKAHAFFEHHGSKAIVMACFVPIVRTFTPIVAGVSRMNYRTFATFNVIGGTSWGAGVTLLGYWLGQIEFVKNNIEAILVLVVLVSVVPLGIEYLRSRGKSAPARQEPAAAEGVETPEVITAPRGGRHRAHKN; translated from the coding sequence ATGAACCTCGCGCTCGGTCCGACCTGGCTCTCTCCTGACCACCTGATCAACACCTACGGCCTGTGGGGCGTGCTGCTGATCGTGTTCGCGGAGTCCGGACTGCTGATCGGATTCTTCCTGCCCGGCGACTCCCTGCTGTTCACCACGGGGCTGCTGGTGGCCGGCGGGACGCTGGACCGCCCGCTGTGGCTGGTGGCCCCGCTGATCGCGGTGGCCTCGGTGCTGGGGCAGCAGGTGGGCTACGCGTTCGGCCGCAAGGTCGGCCCGTCGCTGTTCAGCCGCCCCGACTCCCGCCTGTTCAAGATGGAGAACATCGAGAAGGCGCACGCGTTTTTCGAGCACCACGGGTCCAAAGCCATCGTGATGGCCTGCTTCGTGCCGATCGTCAGGACGTTCACCCCGATCGTCGCAGGCGTCAGCCGAATGAACTACCGCACCTTCGCCACCTTCAATGTCATCGGCGGCACCTCGTGGGGCGCCGGCGTCACCCTGCTGGGTTACTGGCTCGGACAGATCGAATTCGTCAAGAACAACATCGAGGCGATCCTCGTCCTGGTGGTGCTGGTGTCCGTGGTGCCGCTGGGCATCGAGTACCTGCGCTCGCGCGGCAAGTCCGCGCCCGCGCGGCAGGAGCCGGCGGCGGCCGAGGGCGTGGAGACCCCCGAGGTCATCACCGCGCCGCGCGGCGGCCGGCACCGCGCGCACAAGAACTGA
- a CDS encoding threonine/serine ThrE exporter family protein, whose product MTGGPGPGEERGPDNGRPSGAPPVSYAAGSAFTPPEGIPVVALPAEDARWQDRMRTFVRLPATERPGPETVLDRPHTVSVPRVLDLTLRIGELLLAGGEGAEDVEAAMLGVAYAYGLARVEPNVTFTLLGISYQPSLTEPPLTMSRTVRRRGTDYTRLAAVYRLVDDIAADEVTLEDAYRRLADIRRNRHPYGSWGLTAAAGLLAGAASVLVGGNLIIFLGAALAAMLGDRLAWLLAGRGIPEFYQFAAAAMPAAAMGVVVDRAHWIPGAAGVQSSAVITGGLFALLPGRALVAAVQDGLTGFYITASARLLEVAYLVVGIVVGVTLILYVGVKLGADLNPDQALRAYDHPWVQLVAAMVLTLAFAVLLQCERTVLVLATLNGGVAWTVFGVLHQQAGGNAVASTAAAAGLVGLFGQLMARYRYVSVLPYVTAAIGPLLPGSATYFGLLAFTQNHASAGFTQLSRAAALALALAIGVNLGNEIARLALPTPGPLPPRRAAKRTRGF is encoded by the coding sequence GTGACGGGCGGCCCTGGGCCGGGGGAGGAGCGCGGACCGGACAACGGGCGGCCGTCGGGCGCGCCACCGGTCTCGTACGCCGCCGGCTCGGCGTTCACCCCGCCGGAGGGCATCCCGGTGGTGGCCCTGCCGGCCGAGGACGCCCGCTGGCAGGACCGGATGCGGACCTTCGTACGGCTGCCGGCCACCGAGCGGCCCGGGCCGGAGACCGTACTCGACCGCCCGCACACCGTCTCCGTGCCCAGGGTGCTCGACCTGACCCTGCGGATCGGCGAGCTGCTGCTGGCCGGCGGCGAGGGCGCGGAGGACGTCGAGGCGGCGATGCTCGGGGTGGCCTACGCGTACGGTCTCGCGCGGGTGGAGCCCAACGTCACCTTCACCCTGCTCGGCATCTCCTACCAGCCCTCGCTGACCGAACCGCCGCTCACCATGAGCCGCACGGTGCGGCGCCGCGGCACCGACTACACGCGGCTGGCCGCGGTCTACCGGCTCGTCGACGACATCGCCGCGGACGAGGTCACGCTGGAGGACGCGTATCGCCGGCTCGCCGACATCCGGCGCAACCGGCACCCGTACGGCAGCTGGGGCCTCACCGCCGCCGCGGGGCTGCTCGCGGGCGCGGCCAGCGTGCTGGTCGGCGGCAACCTGATCATCTTCCTTGGCGCGGCGCTTGCCGCGATGCTCGGCGACCGGCTCGCGTGGCTGCTTGCCGGGCGCGGCATCCCGGAGTTCTACCAGTTCGCGGCGGCCGCGATGCCCGCTGCCGCGATGGGGGTCGTGGTGGACCGCGCCCACTGGATCCCCGGCGCCGCAGGCGTCCAGTCCTCCGCGGTCATCACCGGCGGGCTCTTCGCGCTGCTGCCCGGCCGCGCGCTGGTGGCCGCCGTCCAGGACGGCCTGACCGGCTTCTACATCACCGCGTCCGCCCGGCTGCTCGAAGTGGCCTACCTCGTGGTCGGCATCGTCGTCGGCGTCACGCTGATCCTCTACGTCGGCGTCAAGCTCGGCGCCGACCTCAACCCCGATCAGGCGCTCCGCGCGTACGACCACCCGTGGGTGCAGCTGGTCGCGGCGATGGTGCTGACGCTGGCCTTCGCCGTGCTGCTCCAGTGCGAGCGCACGGTGCTTGTGCTCGCCACGCTCAACGGGGGCGTCGCCTGGACGGTCTTCGGCGTCCTGCACCAGCAGGCGGGCGGCAACGCGGTCGCCTCCACGGCCGCGGCGGCCGGCCTCGTCGGCCTCTTCGGCCAGCTCATGGCCCGCTACCGTTACGTCTCCGTACTGCCGTACGTGACAGCGGCGATCGGCCCGCTGCTGCCGGGTTCTGCGACGTATTTCGGCCTGCTGGCCTTCACCCAGAACCACGCGTCCGCCGGCTTCACCCAGCTCTCCCGGGCCGCCGCCCTCGCCCTGGCCCTGGCGATCGGCGTCAACCTAGGCAACGAGATCGCCCGCCTGGCGCTCCCGACTCCGGGCCCGCTCCCCCCACGCCGCGCGGCCAAGCGCACCCGCGGCTTCTAG
- the dacB gene encoding D-alanyl-D-alanine carboxypeptidase/D-alanyl-D-alanine endopeptidase: MVAISAAIGAVVATGAVAEAGPWDGGQRTAERSLAAARDGRTAVPAARKPAAEAAAGGRPRAAAAPPAAASAAPVFAAAGTGPAPAAGSLAPRLAPLMSSPDLGTVRTGAVLDVAGGTLLYDHRSGTASTPASTTKLATAVAALGTLGGSRTLTTRTVAVGAKRVVIVGGGDPTLELDGLAADTAAALHARGTTSVRLGYDTSLYSGPVLHPIGVNENLAPVTALMVREGRLDHSASGPATRAADPALAAATSFAELLRSHGITVTGTPEPAGGKGGTRLAAHESAPMRSLVERMLTDSDNDLAEALGRQVALAGGRPASFAGAAKAIRSALQRYGVPLARAVFADGSGLDHVDALSPATLTRILALAASPAHPELRPVLDGLPIASFTGTLASRFASTPGAGVVRAKTGTLTGTNTIAGVTVTPGGRVLAFSFMTQGAPSAPAAQAALDALASALSSL, translated from the coding sequence GTGGTGGCGATATCCGCGGCTATAGGCGCGGTGGTCGCCACGGGCGCGGTGGCCGAGGCGGGGCCGTGGGACGGCGGCCAGCGCACGGCCGAGCGGTCGCTGGCCGCCGCCAGGGACGGGCGCACGGCCGTGCCCGCCGCGCGGAAGCCGGCCGCGGAAGCGGCGGCGGGCGGCCGGCCGCGGGCCGCCGCCGCGCCGCCCGCCGCCGCCTCCGCGGCACCGGTGTTCGCCGCCGCCGGCACGGGGCCGGCGCCCGCCGCCGGCAGCCTGGCCCCCCGGCTCGCCCCGCTGATGAGCTCGCCGGACCTCGGCACCGTACGCACCGGGGCGGTGCTGGACGTCGCCGGCGGCACGCTGCTCTACGACCACCGGTCGGGCACCGCCTCCACCCCGGCGTCCACCACCAAGCTCGCCACCGCCGTCGCCGCGCTCGGCACCCTCGGCGGCTCCCGCACGCTGACGACCCGCACCGTCGCGGTCGGCGCCAAGCGCGTCGTGATCGTCGGCGGCGGCGACCCGACCCTGGAACTCGACGGCCTCGCCGCCGACACCGCGGCCGCGCTGCACGCCCGCGGCACCACGTCCGTACGGCTCGGCTACGACACGTCGCTCTACTCAGGCCCCGTGCTGCACCCCATCGGCGTGAACGAGAACCTCGCGCCGGTCACCGCGCTGATGGTCCGCGAAGGCCGGCTCGACCACAGCGCCAGCGGCCCGGCGACCCGCGCCGCCGATCCCGCGCTCGCCGCGGCCACGTCCTTCGCGGAGCTGCTCCGCTCGCACGGCATCACCGTGACCGGCACGCCAGAGCCGGCCGGCGGCAAGGGGGGTACGCGGCTGGCGGCGCACGAGTCCGCGCCGATGCGGTCGCTGGTGGAACGGATGCTCACCGACTCCGACAACGACCTCGCGGAGGCGCTGGGGCGTCAGGTCGCCCTGGCGGGCGGCCGGCCCGCCAGTTTCGCGGGCGCCGCGAAGGCGATACGTTCCGCTCTGCAGCGGTACGGGGTGCCGCTGGCGCGGGCCGTCTTCGCCGACGGCAGCGGGCTCGACCACGTCGACGCGCTGTCGCCCGCGACGCTCACCCGGATCCTCGCGCTGGCCGCGTCGCCGGCGCATCCGGAACTGCGGCCGGTCCTTGACGGCCTGCCCATCGCGTCCTTCACCGGGACGCTCGCGTCCCGGTTCGCCTCGACCCCCGGGGCGGGGGTCGTCCGTGCCAAGACCGGCACGCTGACCGGTACGAACACGATCGCCGGGGTGACGGTCACCCCCGGCGGGCGGGTGCTCGCCTTCTCCTTCATGACCCAGGGCGCCCCCTCCGCACCCGCGGCGCAAGCCGCTCTGGACGCCCTGGCCTCGGCCCTGTCCTCCCTCTGA
- a CDS encoding inorganic diphosphatase, protein MEFDVTIEIPKGSRNKYEVDHETGRIRLDRRLFTSTSYPADYGFIENSLGQDGDPLDALVILDEPTFPGCLITCRAIGMFRMTDEAGGDDKVLCVPASDPRVEHLRDIHHVSEFDRLEIQHFFEVYKDLEPGKSVEGADWVGRAEAEAEIEDSFRRLKEHGPGH, encoded by the coding sequence TTGGAGTTCGACGTCACGATCGAGATCCCGAAGGGTTCGCGGAACAAGTACGAGGTGGACCACGAGACCGGTCGTATCCGCCTGGACCGCCGGCTCTTCACCTCGACCAGCTATCCCGCCGACTACGGCTTCATCGAGAACAGCCTCGGCCAGGACGGCGACCCGCTGGACGCGCTGGTGATCCTGGACGAGCCGACCTTCCCCGGCTGCCTGATCACCTGCCGCGCCATCGGCATGTTCCGCATGACCGACGAGGCCGGCGGCGACGACAAGGTGCTGTGCGTGCCGGCGTCCGACCCGCGCGTGGAGCACCTGCGGGACATCCACCACGTCAGCGAGTTCGACCGGCTGGAGATCCAGCACTTCTTCGAGGTCTACAAGGACCTGGAGCCCGGCAAGTCCGTCGAGGGTGCCGACTGGGTGGGCCGCGCCGAGGCCGAGGCCGAGATCGAGGACTCCTTCCGCCGGCTCAAGGAGCACGGACCTGGCCACTGA
- a CDS encoding zinc-dependent metalloprotease: MTSIGGSEMVDWNLAVATAQRLTRPGPEVSRDEARAIVAELRGHAQESEAHVRAYTRMYGDVDAPPHGTPVLIVDRAGWVKANVAGFREVLKPLLVKMQARRPGGPGGVVLGTVGGKVTGVEVGMLLSFLSSRVLGQYETFAPPTRELPAGPVKPGPGESRAGRLLLVAPNIVQVERELDVDPHDFRLWVCLHEETHRTQFSAVPWLRDHIEGEIQSFLGETDLDASTVIERVRQAVQSFTGGNAGRDPEAGEPADAPDDGRSLVDLVQTPTQREILARLTGVMSLLEGHADYVMDGVGPDVVPSVAEIREKFSRRRASGAGRLDQALRRLLGLDAKLRQYRDGERFVRAVVDEVGMDGFNKVWTSPNTLPTKAEIGKPAEWVARVHRRTEN; this comes from the coding sequence ATGACGAGCATCGGTGGAAGCGAGATGGTCGACTGGAACCTCGCCGTGGCGACAGCCCAGAGGCTGACCCGGCCGGGGCCTGAGGTGAGCCGCGACGAAGCCCGGGCGATCGTGGCCGAGCTGCGCGGGCACGCGCAGGAGTCGGAGGCCCACGTGCGGGCCTACACCCGGATGTACGGCGACGTGGACGCGCCACCGCACGGCACCCCCGTGCTGATCGTGGACCGGGCCGGCTGGGTCAAGGCGAACGTGGCGGGCTTCCGCGAGGTCCTCAAGCCGCTGCTGGTCAAGATGCAGGCCCGCAGGCCGGGCGGTCCCGGCGGGGTGGTGCTCGGCACGGTCGGCGGCAAGGTCACCGGCGTGGAGGTGGGGATGCTGCTGAGCTTCCTGTCCTCCCGGGTGCTCGGGCAGTACGAGACCTTCGCGCCGCCCACCCGCGAGCTGCCGGCCGGGCCGGTCAAGCCGGGTCCCGGCGAGTCGCGGGCGGGCCGGCTGCTGCTGGTGGCGCCGAACATCGTGCAGGTCGAGCGGGAGCTGGACGTGGACCCGCACGACTTCCGGCTGTGGGTGTGCCTGCACGAGGAGACGCACCGCACGCAGTTCTCCGCGGTGCCGTGGCTGCGCGACCACATCGAGGGCGAGATCCAGTCGTTCCTGGGCGAGACCGACCTCGACGCCTCCACGGTGATCGAGCGGGTCAGGCAGGCCGTGCAGTCCTTCACCGGCGGCAACGCCGGCAGGGACCCGGAGGCCGGCGAGCCCGCCGACGCGCCGGACGACGGCCGCAGCCTGGTGGACCTGGTCCAGACGCCCACCCAGCGGGAGATCCTGGCCCGGCTGACCGGCGTGATGTCGCTGCTCGAAGGTCACGCGGACTACGTGATGGACGGCGTGGGCCCCGACGTGGTGCCGAGCGTCGCGGAGATCCGGGAGAAGTTCAGCCGCCGCCGTGCCAGCGGCGCCGGGCGCCTGGACCAGGCGCTGCGCCGGCTGCTCGGCCTGGACGCCAAGCTGCGGCAGTACCGCGACGGCGAGCGCTTCGTGCGGGCCGTGGTGGACGAGGTCGGCATGGACGGCTTCAACAAGGTGTGGACGTCGCCCAACACGCTGCCGACGAAGGCGGAGATCGGCAAACCGGCGGAATGGGTCGCCCGAGTGCACCGGCGCACCGAGAACTGA
- the tilS gene encoding tRNA lysidine(34) synthetase TilS, producing the protein MGPHPTVAAIRLAVRRVLHDVLSSSADPHPVVLAACSGGADSMALAAALAFEGPRLGVRAGAVTVDHGLQVGSAVRAQEVAGRLRALGLDPVDAVGVTVGRQGGPEAAARDARYAALDAAADRRGAAAVLLGHTRDDQAETVLLGLARGSGIRSLSGMAAVSGAGGRYRRPFLLLDRDTVRQGCLAQGITVWEDPHNHDPAYTRSRVRHEALPVLEKSLGKGVVEALARTAQLSRDDADALDQWAADAQADAAGDDGSLDVRRLATLPAAVRRRVLRRTAIAAGSPPGFLFARHIEEVDRLVTGWHGQKALNLPGGVAVLRANGRLVFSPS; encoded by the coding sequence ATGGGACCCCACCCCACGGTCGCGGCGATACGCCTGGCGGTCCGCCGCGTCCTGCACGACGTCCTCAGCTCGTCCGCCGACCCGCATCCCGTGGTGCTCGCCGCGTGCAGCGGCGGGGCCGACTCCATGGCGCTGGCCGCCGCCCTCGCCTTCGAAGGGCCACGGCTCGGCGTGCGGGCCGGCGCGGTCACCGTCGACCACGGCCTGCAGGTCGGCTCCGCCGTCCGCGCCCAGGAAGTGGCCGGCCGGCTGCGCGCCCTCGGCCTCGACCCGGTCGACGCGGTCGGTGTGACCGTCGGCCGCCAGGGCGGCCCCGAGGCCGCGGCCCGCGACGCCCGCTACGCGGCCCTCGACGCCGCCGCCGACCGGCGCGGCGCCGCCGCCGTGCTGCTCGGCCACACCCGCGACGACCAGGCAGAAACGGTGCTCCTCGGGCTCGCCCGCGGCTCCGGCATCCGCTCGCTGTCCGGCATGGCCGCGGTCTCCGGGGCGGGCGGCCGCTACCGGCGGCCCTTCCTGCTGCTGGACCGCGACACCGTCCGGCAGGGGTGCCTGGCCCAGGGCATCACCGTCTGGGAGGACCCGCACAACCACGACCCCGCCTACACCCGCTCCCGGGTGCGGCACGAGGCGCTGCCGGTGCTGGAGAAGTCGCTCGGCAAGGGCGTCGTCGAGGCGCTGGCCCGTACCGCCCAGCTGTCCAGGGACGACGCCGACGCGCTGGACCAGTGGGCGGCGGACGCCCAGGCCGACGCGGCGGGCGACGACGGCAGCCTGGACGTCCGCCGGCTGGCCACGCTGCCCGCCGCGGTGCGGCGCCGGGTGCTGCGCAGGACGGCCATCGCGGCCGGCTCACCGCCGGGCTTCCTCTTCGCCCGGCACATCGAGGAGGTGGACCGCCTGGTCACCGGCTGGCACGGGCAGAAGGCGCTCAACTTGCCGGGCGGCGTCGCCGTGCTGCGGGCCAATGGCAGACTGGTGTTCTCGCCGTCGTAG
- the hpt gene encoding hypoxanthine phosphoribosyltransferase, whose amino-acid sequence MNEIDMGTDLEKVLISKAEIDAKLVELAAEIDRDYAGKDLLIVGVLKGAVMVMADLARALSSEVTMDWMAVSSYGAGTKSSGVVRILKDLDTDIGGRDVLIVEDIIDSGLTLSWLITNLGSRGPASLEVCTLLRKPEAAKVELDVKYTGFDIPNEFVVGYGLDYAEKYRNLPFVGTLAPHVYGG is encoded by the coding sequence GTGAACGAGATCGACATGGGCACGGACCTGGAGAAAGTGCTCATCTCCAAGGCAGAGATCGACGCGAAGCTGGTGGAGCTCGCCGCGGAGATCGACCGGGACTACGCGGGCAAGGACCTGCTCATCGTGGGCGTGCTCAAGGGCGCGGTCATGGTGATGGCGGACCTGGCCCGTGCCCTGTCGAGCGAGGTCACCATGGACTGGATGGCGGTGTCCTCCTACGGGGCGGGCACCAAGTCCTCCGGCGTGGTGCGGATCCTCAAGGACCTGGACACCGACATCGGCGGCCGGGACGTGCTGATCGTCGAGGACATCATCGACTCGGGCCTGACGCTCTCCTGGCTGATCACCAACCTGGGTTCGCGCGGGCCGGCCTCGCTGGAGGTCTGCACGCTGCTGCGCAAGCCCGAGGCGGCCAAGGTCGAGCTCGACGTGAAGTACACCGGCTTCGACATCCCCAACGAGTTCGTCGTCGGATACGGCCTGGACTACGCCGAGAAGTACCGGAATCTCCCCTTCGTCGGCACGCTCGCCCCGCACGTCTACGGCGGCTGA
- the ftsH gene encoding ATP-dependent zinc metalloprotease FtsH, with the protein MDVKRYFRGPVMWIVLVVLAVIVLMQVVGSGGGYKTVDTGAVLHAIDTNQAKSAELTTGDDNSIKVQLKNGVKIEGSSKVRASYIGDQGADIANDLQRIVDGKVAGVQLPDKYTVSQSKQNAFLGILLSLLPFVLIVVVFLFLMNQMQGGGSRVMQFGKSKAKLITKDTPKTTFSDVAGCDEAVEELQEIKEFLQEPAKFQAVGAKIPKGVLLYGRPGTGKTLLARAVAGEAGVPFYSISGSDFVEMFVGVGASRVRDLFEQAKANAPAIVFVDEIDAVGRHRGAGLGGGHDEREQTLNQLLVEMDGFDVKGGVILIAATNRPDILDPALLRPGRFDRQIAVDPPDLQGRLEILTVHQKGKPIAPGVDLMAVARRTPGFTGADLSNVLNEAALLTARGDKKLIDNDVLDEAIDRVVAGPQKRTRIMSDKEKKITAYHEGGHALVAAASPNSDPVHKVTILSRGRALGYTMVLPDEDKYSTTRNEMLDQLAYMMGGRAAEELVFHDPTTGASNDIEKATTTARAMVTQYGMTERLGAIKFGSSDSEPFLGREMGHQRDYSEEVAGLVDEEVKKLIETAHNEAWEILVENRDVLDNLVLALLERETLNKEEIAEVFAGIVKRPPRPAWTGSARRTPSTRPPVLSPKELALTNGSQAGNGNGPAAVSTTKPPADPVDLPEDGRSDN; encoded by the coding sequence ATGGACGTGAAGCGCTATTTCCGTGGGCCAGTGATGTGGATCGTGCTGGTTGTCCTCGCTGTGATCGTGTTGATGCAGGTCGTCGGGTCCGGCGGCGGCTACAAGACGGTGGACACCGGCGCGGTCCTGCATGCGATCGACACCAACCAGGCCAAGTCAGCCGAGCTGACCACCGGGGACGACAACTCCATCAAGGTGCAGCTCAAAAACGGCGTGAAGATCGAGGGCAGCTCCAAGGTCCGGGCGAGCTACATCGGCGACCAGGGCGCCGACATCGCCAACGACCTGCAGCGGATCGTGGACGGCAAGGTCGCGGGAGTCCAGCTCCCCGACAAGTACACCGTCTCGCAGTCCAAGCAGAACGCCTTCCTCGGCATCCTGCTGTCGCTGCTGCCCTTCGTCCTGATCGTGGTGGTCTTCCTCTTCCTGATGAATCAGATGCAGGGCGGCGGATCCCGCGTCATGCAGTTCGGGAAGTCCAAGGCCAAGCTGATCACCAAGGACACCCCCAAGACGACGTTCTCCGACGTCGCCGGCTGCGACGAGGCGGTGGAGGAGCTCCAGGAGATCAAGGAGTTCCTGCAGGAGCCCGCCAAGTTCCAGGCCGTCGGCGCCAAGATCCCCAAGGGCGTGCTGCTCTACGGCCGCCCCGGTACGGGCAAGACCCTGCTCGCGCGGGCCGTCGCCGGTGAGGCGGGCGTGCCGTTCTACTCGATCTCGGGTTCCGACTTCGTCGAGATGTTCGTCGGTGTCGGCGCCAGCCGGGTCCGCGACCTGTTCGAGCAGGCCAAGGCCAACGCTCCGGCGATCGTCTTCGTCGACGAGATCGACGCCGTCGGCCGGCACCGCGGTGCGGGTCTCGGCGGTGGTCACGACGAGCGTGAGCAGACCCTCAACCAGCTGCTGGTCGAGATGGACGGCTTCGACGTGAAGGGCGGCGTGATCCTGATCGCCGCCACCAACCGGCCCGACATCCTCGACCCGGCGCTGCTGCGCCCGGGCCGTTTCGACCGGCAGATCGCGGTCGACCCGCCGGACCTGCAGGGCCGTCTGGAGATCCTCACGGTTCACCAGAAGGGCAAGCCGATCGCGCCGGGCGTCGACCTGATGGCCGTCGCGCGCCGCACCCCCGGCTTCACCGGCGCGGACCTGAGCAACGTGCTGAACGAAGCAGCGCTGCTCACCGCCCGCGGCGACAAGAAGCTGATCGACAACGACGTCCTCGACGAGGCCATCGACCGCGTCGTGGCCGGGCCGCAGAAGCGCACCCGCATCATGTCGGACAAGGAGAAGAAGATCACCGCGTACCACGAGGGCGGACACGCCCTGGTCGCGGCGGCCTCTCCGAACTCCGACCCGGTGCACAAGGTGACGATCCTGTCCCGCGGCCGCGCCCTGGGCTACACGATGGTGCTGCCGGACGAGGACAAGTACTCGACCACGCGCAACGAGATGCTGGACCAGCTCGCCTACATGATGGGCGGCCGGGCGGCGGAGGAACTGGTCTTCCACGACCCGACCACCGGCGCGTCCAACGACATCGAGAAGGCCACCACCACGGCCCGCGCGATGGTCACCCAGTACGGCATGACCGAGCGGCTGGGCGCGATCAAGTTCGGCTCCAGCGACTCCGAGCCCTTCCTCGGCCGTGAGATGGGTCACCAGCGCGACTACTCGGAAGAGGTCGCCGGGCTGGTGGACGAGGAGGTCAAGAAGCTGATCGAGACGGCGCACAACGAGGCCTGGGAGATCCTGGTCGAGAACCGCGACGTCCTGGACAACCTCGTGCTGGCCCTGCTGGAGCGGGAGACGCTGAACAAGGAGGAGATCGCCGAGGTCTTCGCCGGGATCGTGAAGCGCCCGCCGCGTCCGGCCTGGACCGGCTCCGCCCGTCGTACGCCGTCCACCCGTCCTCCGGTGCTCTCGCCGAAGGAACTGGCGCTGACCAACGGCAGCCAGGCGGGCAACGGCAACGGTCCCGCGGCGGTCTCCACGACCAAGCCGCCGGCCGACCCGGTCGACCTGCCCGAGGACGGCCGGTCGGACAACTGA